The genomic DNA TCTTCCCAGTTTATTGACAGGCCTTATTACAGTGCAactgtgtgtgtgtatgtgagGGGGGCAGGGCACATTTCgtgtcttttcttttcctttatcACTATAGAAGAGAAGCCAAGAttttaattctctttttaaCTTGTATCTAGATTTCTGTCTCGACAAAACTGGCAGACGAAACCGAACCACTTACAAAAGATGGCAAATTGATGAGCTTGAGCGTGCGTTCTCTCTCAATCCGTACCCGACCAGCGTGTTTAAGAAGACTCTTGCGTTAAGACTCGGTCTGAGGGACTCGCGAGTACAGGTAATCTTCGTTTTTGCATTCATAAAAGAGCTGACTCGTACCAAGTCGCTTCTTTTTATTCGCGCTGTGATTAATGGGAAAGATTTAGCGAGTTCGCGGTGCATTAAGGGAATGAAGAAAAACTCTTCTTCGCAAACGCCATTGCGCGCGTCGATCTTCCTTTCCATATTCCTTTGCGAGATTAAGTGGCGACTGGATACGAATCAGGAATTTACCTGTTTTCCTGAGCAGTCTTTTAAAATAGAGAAGTCATGTCAGGTAAAGCGAAGtcaagaaagtttttaaaagtaagataaagaaCAATTGAGAAAATGTAGGTGTGATGGAATTAAATAAGATAAAGTCAAGTTGTATAGGAAATAGTGAAAAGGGGAAATTAAAGAGATCTCGACTAGAGTCAAATAGTTTTAACGTCGACAGAGCTCAACCATTTTCCAACACTTCCTAGGTTTGGTTTCAAAACCGCCGAGCGAAGGCGAAGCGAGAAAGGCATGGCGGGATATCAGAATGCTGCAGCAACGATACAGAAACCGAGCTCACTGAGGCAGAAGACGAGCAATCAGAACACGTGACTGAACATGTGACGGAGGGCAAGGAAAACAAAGATTCTGAACAAGATGTGGATGTGGATTAAGTCTAGTCAAGAGAACATACAGTCCCCCACTCCCGACGAGTTTTTTGCACTATTCACTCCTCCACAAAACGTCCACACAAAGCGCGAGGATGCATTATCCGGGGGAAAACCGATACGttccaaaaataactttagaGGGGTTACGATGGGTATAGGACCTATGTGGGGGATTAACTCGCTGGTTCCTTTATGTTCTCCTGGTCTAGTATTCGCGCGCTAAAATACTTTCGTTCAACTGCATTCAAATAATGACTAAGTGACGTAACATAAAACCGAAAATAAGGAAACAATGGAAAGGGCCTAAACTGGTGGCTTATTTTAGTTCACTTCATGTTTTATATGATTCTGTTGAATCATGAAAATTGCATATAATATGTAGAGAGGAGTACTGAAAACTAGTTGTCTGGTGAAATAGAATGAAGGATCAGAAATTATTGACATACATGTAGAGCCTGGAGGAAAATTTCAGTTGGAAAGGCCACAGTCACTCGTAATCAATTAAAAATCTAAATGTCTGACCTGCAAAGGGCAGTGCAGCCAATCTTCAGCagatataattattttttatttgtttctggtTGGCTAGAACCCTGCGTCACTTTTTCAGCTTATCAAAagagaaatatttgtttttccgTGCTTATATTGTTATCAAGTTCGTATCAGTTTGACATTGGTCTGCATGTGTTCCACGTTGTGATTAGCTAGTCCTGTTTTACTGTTACGTTTCGTtttacgttacgttacgttgaaAATCGCGCTATTTCCCGCATGAGATACAGTAGTACtttctaatacggacaccgaagggacagaaccaagtgtccgcattacagaggtgtccgttttgTAGAAGTTAGAATTGCATTTAGTTTGGTGTCTTTTTGATGAGGAGAAATGTCCATAATAGAAATTAGCCTGCTACAAGGCTCGCTGGGGAGCTCTAAGGCGGCGGTTTTTTCTCCGTCACCCCACTTCCCTCCCCCTGGGGGCTTGCTCGCTGGATAAAAAGAAATTTGTACGTATTATAGATAGAGGTGTCCCTAAGCCTTCGAAAGTTTGTTTGGGTTATAGTTATTCAATATCAAGGCTGGCTGTGATCAAAACTTAAAAACTTTCAAAGGTACGAGAAGATTGTACCATACCAGGACAGGAGTAATAGGCTCCTAATAATAGGAGTAACAGGCTCCTGACCATACCAATAATGAGACAGAGAGGGAATActagggcgttggccgggatgTCTGAATTTCACTAAAGTTATTTGTACAGGTTGTAATAAATCGGAAGTCTAATTCGCCTTAGAAGTCTGTAaattttaatcgattgtttgaaacgtcatGAAGCCCGCTCGCGACTGccttaaagcaaaaaaaacaacaacaaacagaacAATGTAATAGCGactgttgaattctctcttgacaacacTGAGTAAGAGTTTGCGGACCTCTCCGGGAGCCAACTTCCGATTAATTTCAAGCATtcaattggtctaaaaataactttggagaaattcacatatcccaaaGGTTTGACTGGACGTCTCTTTCTCTATGCCATTATTCTCTCCTGACCATATTTATCATCTTGTAATATATTGTGAATAGACatttaaagttaaagaaaattattCCAGACTTTGTACTTCAACTGAGTTATgcgtttgttgttgttattcatGTTCCAACTTCCACATTACCTTGGCAGATCATATATATTTTGACTGTCCGTGGTCATGACATTGGTGACCTTACGAACAATCAAATGGTGTCTCTGTGTGGCTTTTACCAAGCACTAATTTATACAACGGAAGTCTTTGACCTTATCTCGATGCACGGCACGCTTGTAACCTTACCCCACCAAGAGAATCCATAATGAGACAAAGCTGTAGTAACAAGTGTCTACGCGTGGGGCACAAACTGCATCCTTTCCTTTTTGTATACGAACCGAGAATGCTCTTAAAGAGGCCATCCATGTAACACGTCACCTCAACTGGGACAACCTAGAGGTATACTTCCTCGTAATAGGCTACTGGAAATGTGCTGCTGGATGGAGTCGCATTTTCAAGActtggattgactataatggggttccatttttaatagtcaaaaatattccccctccccctccccttttccgAATTATTGGGGTaagaaaattcttaaaaatgggaaaatgcGCGGTAAAAAACTGAAAGTGACTTGGCTGGTATCGCGAAgttggggtctataattggcgacagaatagactataatggggtaggggctctaaGAGGTCAGCttcacatacccagcaaaaattgatTCAAGTAACCCCCTTCCCCCGAGTTGGACAATAGAATGGAGGGATTGAAGACTCATGGATGCCCGCTATCAGACAATGTAGGAGTTATTCGGTACTATATCCCGGGATTATGTCGCACCACTGAGGGAAAAAACACTTGGCGTGACCAATGAGAATCGAAATTGATCGGTAGCGCAACTGATTGCTCATTGTCATGGCCCTTTGCAGGAGGAAATTAATTACGAATAGGAGCGCATGCGCAATCCAAAGCAAACCCAACTTACCGTCTCGCACTTTATTAAAATGTTATCATAGTcgtttccaaatttttttacttgtattACCTGATTCATGATCGATAAATGTTTTAGTTATTTATATGTTTATATACTGATCTAGTATACATAACATATACCAGGTAGAAAAACAATAGAACACGAAGTCACCTACAAGTTTAAAccaccaaaaccaatcccaCCCCTCACCCCCAAGTATCTAGCCACACCTATACCTCATGAAAAAATGAAGTCAATAACAAGAAAATTATCTACAAATCAGCTATTAAGGGCACATCGCTAAAGCCGGAGTAGCCTTATGAAAAGTAACTACATAAGAAGCCTCACCATTTAGTTAACGATTCAATATCTGACCCCAATTTTCCATCCTGAACAACCGTTCTTTAAGAAAGCCATAAACAGCGGGTACACTGCGGGAAAGTAATTGTATCATCCAATGATATAAATGGTCACACCTATCATATTAAGGATTATTATACTCAGACTACAGCACCAGAAAGTAACCCTGACCTTTTATGAAACTGAGACATAACAGTAAACAGGTTAGCACAGGGATGCGCGGCTCTTTTGCGGATTCGAATGGCCCGACTCTCAGCCTTCCGATTACAAAGGAACTGCTGCTTCACAAAGTACTTCCTTTTAAATAGACCAGCACTTTACTTACGCTCTACTTAAAACATTCGAGGCTCGTTTAATGATAGGATTGATCAGTTAAGTAAAGTAATTAAGGAAGATTCAGTATCCTTCTTGTGAAACGCCAACAAGATTTTTCCAAAACACACATGACGAGCATAGTGACTGCCTTGGATGCTTTGTTTGGGTTAACTGTTATATACCCCCAGAACTGTGCAATATTTCTTGTCAGTAATAATTTCCTTTGCCTTTATGGCGGAAATTCATCTTCCTTAAGTAAAATATctctttattttccttctccCGAGGCTTCGGGAAGCTAATTGTGGAAAGGAAAATGTCGCGTGGCAAGCTAATACCGGAACAATATGGCGGAGGTTCTTGAGAGGGTGTAAATTGTTCCTTGATTAATCTACAGAATCAAGGGATTAAAAAGTCACTAAacatcagggcccagttgttcgaaggccgattagcgcttaacccagggttaaatttaacccgggtttccttttcttgtgttcaaaagcattttcctggATAATTTTGTCTCTTATTTTTAGAgcgtccaatcatcaacttgtagacaaaaagaattaaaactgaaatgctttttaagttttcaaatctgaattcaaattttgctctaaccctgagttatcttaactcagctttgaacaactcggcccagtaTTATATAAACTGGCCCAAAATCACAGGTTGCTATTCGTTTCAGTTCGATAGCCGGTGTAAAACCTTAAAACCTTTGTCACGTTTTAAATCCGACCAATGCTTGGCTATAGTGCAGTCGACTACCCTTATTTAGAGGAACATTATAAAAAAATGTGATCTACAAAAAGCACGGTTCTGTACTTGAAGGAAGTTTAGATTTAACAAGACTGATTTATCAAACATTTCTTCATACCCTGATTCATGCGGCGAAATTCATAGGGCCACAAAAGCTTGAGACTTAAATTACCTTCAACTAACTAGAAACGCCTGTGTGTACCATCGCAAGATAACTTTCCGCAGCTGTTTTATTTGGCTTGAGTTTATTTATTggaatttttattaaaaaatttattcgaatCTTTCTGGAAAGGAAAGTTCAGCTACTAAAATGTAAGGTAGCATTTAGCTCCGTAGTGACAGTGGTagtatatttatatatatatttgtaagCACTTATACCGCAGATAACAGGAAATTAGTTGAAGGCCAGCCATTTTTTCAGTTCGTTAGACTAAGACCATGAAACTTCTCGCTATTCTCCGAAATTTTAGCCACATAACTCAAAAACTATCAATTTTCTAGATTGTTTTCAAAACGGGACGCGATCGATCATGCTCAGTGCATGAGGAAAAGACAACAAGCCGACTGTTGTCTACTGTACTTTGCCCAGATACAGGTGCAAATAATTGTCTAGAACGAATTCATCTGGGATCATTTTCATTACACGAAGTTGAGATTGTACACATCGTATCTACCTGCTGTGTAAGCGACCCTCTCTCCGTAAAGGTTGCCGAATCGAGGTAAAAAATTTCCGGCGCCAGAAGTTTCCGCATAAAATTTTCGAGCATGGGGGCAGCggccatttttcattttcccggcGCATGGAGAAAAGTTTCCTAAGTTGAACGCCGCTACCACATTGTAAAATATGGCCAAACAGCCGGTAAATATGTCAAGTTTAACCCGGCATCTGTTTTCTCACCACTTTCCCACTATATTCTGGAGACCGGCGAAATGGTTTAACCTTGAACCTCAGTAATTAACTCACCGAGTATGCAGAAAGTTATCTCAAATATCTCTAACGCTTGAAAAGCTACCTTGAAAAGCAAACACACGGCTTTTGCtgaaagcaaaatttaaaaaaaatcaatgattGGATTTACTGTTTGTGGCAAGTCACGATCCAATCCCACTATTTAAATCTGTTTGCCGTTTTCCTACCACCCAGCAAATCCACTCAGTGAATTCTTACTGGGAgctgtttttaatttaaagtaGATACCCTTAAAAGTGCCGTCAGGGTTCGGGGTTTGGACAACTGTTATTCCTCACCATGTTACCATTGAGGTAATGGACCAGATTAGTTCCATTTTTGGCATATTAACCTGATGAAAAGGTAAGCCTATTAATGTTCTTTCCCGCTGGTAAGAGCCTTGAAGCATTCGAATGAGATTATACGGGGTCAGTCAAACGACTTTTAGCGCAGTCAAGTTTATACCAATAGCACTAGACAGTATAAGTTTCTGGAAGATAATACAACTATTCAATCATCGCAGTTGCGTGCGGCTGGAATCTTTCAAAAGTTCGATGAATACAGTTTTTAATTATCTCATCGGGGATGTTCAACCTCACGACCCTTCGTTCTTCGCAAACACATaactttaaagctacaaaacaacAACACGATAATGAAAAAAAGCCAACACTTTGCTGTATATATTGTCGGTCATTTCATGCAGTAATTTCGTGTCGTCATCCTCTTGAATTGGTaattttcttccaatttttttcttccatgaAATGCTGTGTActtctctttgctgttttgtgaaaaataacaaaaaaatctgtAAAACATTCGTGCTATTGTCGGCTAATTGATAGTGTGCTTATTATGACGTTGAATTTCTCTTCGCCGCAATGGTATCTATTAGCTTCTATTAGTCAGCCTAAATAGCACTTTGCTGTAAAGATTCCTTTCAGTTCATCTCTGTCTTTCCATACAAAATGGaatgtcttttgttttcaagagTACCTTAGGAGTCACATTATAATCGGAAAACTTGATTTCGAGTTAATAATAACACTGACCTTGGAAAATCAAGTGTATTGTGGAATAAAAGAATAAATGGGATTAGTATAATTCAAagaattttggacaaaaaaaggAATTCCTCGAATCAAAACTAAACTTGTTAGTTTACTGGCCAACACAATTAAGACAACTCTCATTAAATAGTCAATTCATATGCATGTCTGCAATTACAAGAAGTCAGAAAAGTTCGCTAAGAGGAATGGCTGTTTGGCAAACGAAAAAGgctaagttttttttaatttaacatatcttttattaattttctttgtaatttcGTGAAAGTCTGACATATGGACGATTTATGATACAATATGGATGATTTGGCAAGCTAATCCGTTTATTAGATTTGTAGTAATTAGCAGTAACTGATGACAGCTTATTTTTCAGCTTCGATCCCTGCCATCATTGACCTCAGACATCTCGCGCTTGCCAAACATCAGCAGctcatttttttcattctttcaaattATTAATCCTCCGTTTTTATCCCATATCACTACATTTCACTAGCCTCCTTAGCCTTGTCAGTTTGAACATTTAGGTCACCGTAAACAGCATTTACAACACGATATAAGGCTGTTGTTTAATTAACACATCGACAAGGAGGAACGTACCCCTCTCTGGTATCCTTGAGGGCGAAATTATAACCAGGACTACTTTGCCAATGTTAACTCATGGGTCGCACGAAACTGTTGAATGTTGCATgaataaataaacgttgaactACCTCGTAACAGGATCAGCTTAAAACCCAACTAGAAAGCTAACAAAAGTCCACTATTACTTTCAGAGTATTAGAAATAAGTGGGTTTGGTCTATTTTATATAAAACAGTCTTGTGCTTGCAAATCAAGTTGGGTTATCATGAGTCTGGACTTTACGATCCCACGgcacgacggcaacgagaacgtcaaaaacaacaataggtttaGTAGGCAAAACAAcgactttgcacgtgcatcacacttttttgtacatttctttgccttttttgcaCGGCTACGAtgtgaaattgcctaattttactttttagggAGGGTggaaacaagcgacgacgaactTTTATTCTCTTTCTTAACTGGAATACAGTATATGGTTCTTAGAAATTCAACTCCGGGaaggttcgcctacatttgtcaaagtaagtgagttgaaataatcgcgataaagaccgaaagaacgcaaattcatttttgaagcgacgttttcgctgccgtcgctcCATCGGATCGTGAAGTCCCTGATGTCATTGAGAAGTTGACCCCAAATGCTCAGAAAATGATTTGTTATTTTCTTACATATTCTTTAAAGGTCAAGTTATTCTTAGTATAGTTGGACAAGATAAGTTTACTACGTTGAAAACGGCAGCATACCGTAACTTTTCAGCCTGCTCAAAAATCTCATCAAAAATTTTTGTGGGAACGTTCAACTGCGTTAGTTTGCTGCttcattatttcaagcagatCTCTTGAGTGATTTAGCTAAAGGTTTAAAACTGTGTTGGATCTCTTACATAGGTATGCAGAGGACATTCCATGACTGCAATAGTAAGGGTGCTGACTCGGCCAAAAAATCATAGATCATTCTATCGACGTTGGTTAATTCGTGGCATCACTGGCTATATATTACATGTTGTGTTGCTTTTTTCCACACCTCTGTAAGGTAAGAAAGAAGAAGTTACTGTTCTAGAGTCAACCTATATAagtattatatttttttgaCATTCCGGCTGTTAGACCGCTATCGATAGCCgactagggagctttagcaacgacgaaggagacggcagcgaaaacgtcgctatCAAAAAGTTTTCGTGTTTTTTGAAAGTCTGTAGCCTTTGCGATTTTCAACTTAAGCTCGCGTAAAATGTCAAATATAGGTAATTTTCCCTGAAATTAATTTCTTGGGGACCAGACCCAAGTTTagaaggagagagaaaaattcgTCATGGAGTGTTAGTTTACGTTCTCCATGAAACGTCCGGTGAGGGAACTTCACGTTGTAGATGTGCAGTAACGggaaagaaatgcacaaaaaagtgTGCCGCACGTGCAGACGTCCTCGTTGCCTTCGCCCCGTTAGCTCCCTACTTAGTCCTTCGAAATACGTTTACTGATTTTCGTTCAAGTCCTCAAGCAGTAtacaaatatttaatttctcTGCAGTCAGAACTCTATGAGTGGCCCTATGACGAGTTTGCATTATATTATCCTCCGACCTTTAGAGGGCCTTAAATCAAAAGACATTGAAGGCTCCCCGAAGCCCTCCGGACAAAATTTGTATTGTCCGACATCATTAGTTATGATTCGAATATCGTTACTCAGTTCGATCTCCTCTGTTTAAGTTTGAACAAACATTTCGTTAAGgtttcgctttttttaaaattcctatAAGCCAAAAACTGTACTGAATTTTACTAGGCACAATTCTTAAAGGATCGGAGAATTCCAGTTAATTAAAATGTCTGAATTGCATCACTCGCCGAGCTTGAAAAAAAAGAGCTCACGCCCGTCAAATTAGATCTTTAATTTCCCTTTTCTTCGTTAATTAGACGTTGGTAATTTGTAAAGCAGTTTAGAGTAATTTATACGATCAATATTAAGCAATTTATTGGAATCATCTAGGT from Porites lutea chromosome 6, jaPorLute2.1, whole genome shotgun sequence includes the following:
- the LOC140940515 gene encoding uncharacterized protein, which gives rise to MDLLKHHYLYSPQHHPYRLTGMRYGAVSPYQVVSIPRCTCECYCERSRVQIVDTEARNLSESDREGRSRDLDDLKNDFCLDKTGRRNRTTYKRWQIDELERAFSLNPYPTSVFKKTLALRLGLRDSRVQVWFQNRRAKAKRERHGGISECCSNDTETELTEAEDEQSEHVTEHVTEGKENKDSEQDVDVD